Within Caproicibacterium argilliputei, the genomic segment CTTCGCGGCATCCATTAACTGATCTGCTTCTTTCAGTTGCTTCACAATGTTGTCAGCCGCCTCTTCCGGTGTCAATTCGCCTGCCCACATGGAGCGAATATTATTGGTATGAATGTCCCAAAGCTTTCCCATTTCAGACACGGTCGGCATCGGTTCTCCATGGTTGATCTGTGCAATAAACGCACGTGTGGACTCTTTCTTGTTAATCGTATCCTTTTTCTGCTCTGCTAATTTAGCCGGGATTCTGGAGCCTGCCTGATACAGCGCTTCGGCTCCGTCATTTGTAACATAAGATATAAAGTCCCATGCCGCCTGCTGATTTTTGGATTGGCTGCTGACAAACCCAACCTGCGTACCTACTGGGGTAACGAACGGCTGCCCGTTAAATGTCGGCATTTCGACCACTTTGAAATGAGTGCCCGCCGATTGAAAGCCATCAATATCCCACGGTCCGCCAATGTAAAATGCCGTTTTCCCATTTTGAAAATTGCTGCGTGCAATATCGGCGGTTACATCCTTTGAAACATATTTATAAGTCTTGCACAGCGAATTGATAAACGTATAGGCTTTCACAGCCCCATCGTTGTTCAGGCCAATATCCTGAACATTATAAGCCCCGTCTTTATATTGGAAAATGTAGCCGCCGCAGGCTCTCAAGAAGCCAAGGTCATAATAAATGCTGGTCGCGTCAAATTGAACCCCGCCTTTTCCCTGCGCTGTTTTCACAAGGTCTTCCCAAGTTGCCGGTGCTTTTGACACAAGGTCTGTGTTATAAAACAATGCCACGGTTTCCACAGCAATTGGTGTCGCATAGCGTTTTCCCTCTGCGTAGCAGGACTGAACCGCCGCTTCTGAAAAGTCCTGATTCTTGTAAGTATCTTTCGGAACTTCCATGGCAAGCTTGGCATTTATATAATCCGCAAGCTGGTCATTAGGAATCCCGACCACGGCATCCGGACCGTCCGCGCTCTTCGCCGCCTGCGCAAACTGCTGAATCGTTGGGGACTGATGAACGACCTTTACCTGATACCCGTTCTTTTTTCCCCACTCGTTTCCCAACTTCTGCAGCGCCGGCGTTTCCACTTTCATGTTTGTCCAGATGGTCAGCTTTTTTGAAGTTGCCGCACTGCCGGCCGTACTGCCGGCGCCGCCCGAACAGCCTGTCAGAGTTGCTGCTGCCATTGCCAATGTCAAAATCATACTCAGTGCCTTTTTCATACGAACTCCTCCTTTTACAAATCACCGTTACATATTTTTGAGATGCAGCAGTGCCAAATTGGCATTGCCGTTTGCCTGAAACAACGCCTGATTCGCATTTGCATTTCCAGCCTCTACAGAATCCTGCAGATATAACTGACCAGCAGGGCTGGTCCATGTACACCTGGGAATCGGAAGCCACGCAGGCTCCCAATAGATCACACCCAATCCGCGCCCGTCTTGCACACGCCGTACCGTTTGAAACAAATCCTGTAAAAACTGCTCCTGCCCTGCCTCGGTTGCCGGATAGCCGGTTGCCTGCGCCTGTTCCTGCGAAAAAACGATTCCTTTGCAGCCCAGGGAATCCGTTGTATAACCGATTGATGTTTCTGCAACCAGCACGTCTTTCCCTAGTCTGCTGCTGATGTCATTCATGTTTTCTAACAGCTTTTCCAGACTGCCGTTCCAATGCGGGTAGTATGACATTCCGATAACATCAAAATCCAGTCCGTACGGCGCAATGCTGCTGAACCATTTGCGGTACAGCTGATTGTCTGTTCCGAAGTCCAGATGAAAAACAATCTTTGCATCCGGATCGACCTCTCGAACCGCACGTGTTCCGGCATCCAACAATTCAGCCATTCCC encodes:
- a CDS encoding glycoside hydrolase family 53 protein, whose translation is MKGMDVSLAKELERAGAEYGIGGEKMDLFQLLHRCGCNLIRLRLWVNPYSETGESYGGGENDLATTLELARRAKRNGMPFMLDFHYSDFWADPAKQIKPKAWRNLSGGALIRQVYQYTKSVMLSFRDVDLLPQYVQIGNEITNGLLWPDGSTEHPAGMAELLDAGTRAVREVDPDAKIVFHLDFGTDNQLYRKWFSSIAPYGLDFDVIGMSYYPHWNGSLEKLLENMNDISSRLGKDVLVAETSIGYTTDSLGCKGIVFSQEQAQATGYPATEAGQEQFLQDLFQTVRRVQDGRGLGVIYWEPAWLPIPRCTWTSPAGQLYLQDSVEAGNANANQALFQANGNANLALLHLKNM
- a CDS encoding sugar ABC transporter substrate-binding protein translates to MKKALSMILTLAMAAATLTGCSGGAGSTAGSAATSKKLTIWTNMKVETPALQKLGNEWGKKNGYQVKVVHQSPTIQQFAQAAKSADGPDAVVGIPNDQLADYINAKLAMEVPKDTYKNQDFSEAAVQSCYAEGKRYATPIAVETVALFYNTDLVSKAPATWEDLVKTAQGKGGVQFDATSIYYDLGFLRACGGYIFQYKDGAYNVQDIGLNNDGAVKAYTFINSLCKTYKYVSKDVTADIARSNFQNGKTAFYIGGPWDIDGFQSAGTHFKVVEMPTFNGQPFVTPVGTQVGFVSSQSKNQQAAWDFISYVTNDGAEALYQAGSRIPAKLAEQKKDTINKKESTRAFIAQINHGEPMPTVSEMGKLWDIHTNNIRSMWAGELTPEEAADNIVKQLKEADQLMDAAK